aaacttaaagtgcaccaaatacccttggatttaacggccgttagtacTCCGTTAGCGTTAATTTACGTTTATGCCCTTATTCACCCAATATTCTACATttcaactttttaaaaaaaatctaattacttctctctccttTCATCTCCTCTGTTGTTTTTGACCCTTCTTAAATACTCgcccctcttcttcttcttcttcttcttcatcgttTCTCTTCTCTCGCCACCGTCTTCTCATTCCTCCGCTGCTACCGCGCTTAGTCCTCTCCTCTCAATGAATTTCTCCGATAAAATGGATTCGCCGGACGTCATCTCCTCTCGCCGCCAACCTTCAACCTTCGTCGGCGAAAATGGTGGATTCGCCAAACTTTCCACCACCTGCACCACCAAATTACCGGAAGAAGCAGCTTGTATTTCTGGGTAATTTGAGGTGAATTAATGCCTAAATTAATCCTAATTAACACCTAATGAACCTTAATTAACTCTAAATCCCTTCTCTCCCCTCACcgtcctctctcctctcaatcTCACATCTCTTTTTCCTGGGTATCAAAATGGTGAACCAACCACAATTTTTCCTTCTTCAAACCATCTTCATCAAACATCAATTGCTAACTCAAATCCCCAAATAATTGAAGCCAAATTTTCGAGTGAATTGAAATCGTGAATTGAAGTTTGATGAAGAAGGGGAGGTTTAAGACGATGATGAATGGTGATGATGATACTGCGGCGGCGGTACTGAGTAATAAATTGAAGATGAAATTGAAGATGCCGATGATGAAGCCAGCAGGACATGAATTCATATTTCTGTTGAAATTGAAGATGCTGAATTCAGACTTCATGTTGCCCCTATTTTCTGGGCTGATTTTTTTTGCGAATTTGGGGGTTGGATTCGAAGGACGGAGAACAAAAATAGATAGAGTAGAGAGCATATAGGGTAGCGCAGCAATTAAGAGAGAATACAGAACTagattttcgttttttttttttttttttttttgtgtgtgcagATTTTCGTTCTCGAATTCGTTCTTCAGCATTTATGTTCTTCTTTTTGGTTCGAGGGAGCATATGAAATTAGAGGAGATTTTGGAGCaacatttgtttttttattttcgttggttttcCTATTTTAGATTTTGGAGCTGAGTTCTTCGTGAGCATAGAATAGCAGTGGCAGCAACAAGGGGCGAAAAACAGCAGAATTTAGGTATATTAGAGAGAGATTATAGACACTAGaattcgaatttgtagtttagatTTTCGATTTTAGGAATTAAACTCTCAAAATTAATATTCTCTTCTTCAATATTAtgggttttgttcttcaattttcagatgtattgttcttcaattttgggctttaaattcaattattaatggTATAAGTTGTTTGGGCATTTGGTGCAAAaaactttataaataggtgtatactttgcaaaaagtttataaataggtgtatttggtgaattataaacatgacttaacggaggactaacggaaagtcaaaataggggtatttggtgaacaggtttgaaaaaataggggtattctatgaattttaaaacgcgcaggggtatttggtgcattattgcaaacctcaggggcatttcatgaaaaaaccgttaattaatttaataatgaaAAATTCTGAATTTAACTTATTCATTCGCGTCACAGTATTATAAATCTGCGACACGATGACTCTATGATCCCTTGGAGAGTCATTTacatcacaatttataaaactACGACGTAAACTTAAATATCATCTACAGTTTTATAAATctgtgacgcaaatgactctatgaTGCTTGGAGCACTCATTTGTGTCGCAGATTTATAAAACtataaaactgcgacgcaatgaCAAATTTTTAGGCAAAACTTTCTCAATTTGCGTAACGTATGTATAAGTACGACGCAAATGCAGCGATGCAAATGAACACTTTTCCACTAGTGGTACATTAATACTGAATTGTACCCATGTGAAAACAAATAAGGTTAGTCCAATTTagcaaattaaagaaattgaTCGTCATAAGAACAAGCGCACAACGCCAGTGGCATGTGGGTCGCGCCTATAACTTTACGCACAGTTACGTTGAACATGAAAATGAATTTTGAGAGAGAAATTTGATGGGAAGAGTTTTCTACCTTTTTAGGCAAAGAAATAGTGGGTTGAATGTGACGAAATGTCTCCTATTTATAGCAAAACATGAAGAATTAGGGCATAAATGCAATCCGTCGTCAAGTAGGAGTGTCTCTTTGGGGCAGGTATGTCGCACTAGGAGATAACATGCACGGTACATTTGGTGCAGGTGGAATATGCTTGCTCTAGCGAATCGATCACGCATAGACCAGGTATAAATATACGCTTGCTTTAGGTGGGTTAGTCATGCAAGATAGATCTTTAAAGTATGTAGAATGACAGAATGAAATTAGGTTAATCCGTGTTGATTTTATGACTTATTAGTTGGACTAGGCCCAAAGAaatatcctaacacttataaaagcAAGAAGTTTCAATTACTATTCCTACAATAGTGCATTGTCTATTTTGCTCTCATTTTTCTTCTGAATAATTTGTTTTAAATTATGTACTTTGTAACGGTGATTTATTGTGGTACCAATACACCACGATTTGGTGATTTAGCTGTGTTCTTTATTGTAAAATTGAACAAGTGCAGAAAACGCATCGTAACCAATCTCAAGCAAGTATAGTAAATTTCGATCATACTTTATCTATCTATTTATGGTTCATATTATCTATTCTATGTTAATCCTAATTTAGTGTAACATTTTTACTTCATATCATTTACCACATTTCTCATAAATTTGTAATTGCTCGTATTTTACGTAGTATTTTTACAAGACAAATTTTTATACATTGGGGACTGTGCGCGCTAGCGCCcagtccaacaactagttataTGAAAAATGCAAGTTGATTTGTCTGTACTGCTGTATAATTAGCGAGTGACGGCCTACATATTCAAAAGGGGCAAGTTCGGTCATAGAGAACAATATAATATTCATCTAGCTATGACCACCGTTCTCTATGACCAGGCATATAATGCGTGGAAGAAAAAAGGTAATAATTAGTAAAAGGGAAGTGCATGCGTATTATAAGCTTAACCATCATAATAATTAAACAACACACACAGTTACACAAGAAACTTATACTTACGTTAGAAATAAGATGAGCATGCATGATACATGAGTATGACTAGCTCACTCTCCGATCCTAACATGAGCGAGTTCATTAACACAAGAAATCGGAAATAAGGTAAAACATATCGATCGTTCACCACACACATCACACATGTAGATCGACGTACTAGCTAGCTAGCTAGGCCAGTTGGTCCTATGGAAGATCAACTTCCAAGATCAATCCAGTTAGCCATCGACTACATTATTTATTCTTACAATTAACTTACATATATAGATCGACAAACATTAGAAAGACGTACGTGCTGCGTACAATCTTACATGCAAACGCTAAATCCTAACATTGTAGGAACACAATAAAGGCCAGAACAACAATCATTCTTACAAGCATATCCTCTTATTCCCACACATCCAATTTTGAGTGAGTTTTGTTCAACCACCATGGACAACTTTGGTTCTTCCAACCCAACTTTTGTAGCCATTTTCTGCATGTAATTATAATAAGCAGCAAGATGTTCCTTTCCCAGTTCTTCCACCACTGCTTTCATAACGTTAGCTTCAGGGTTTGTCTCCATACTTGCTTGCATCGTAGGAGCTGCATGTATATATCATTACatcataatttatatatatcCTTCAATAATCATATATAATATCCATTAAATTATATACAACGGGCCTTACTCAAAGTAAGAAACCGGAACAACGTATATATGTCCATATATTTGGTATAAAATTACTACGTACTACCTCTGTtacatttcaaaataatctTAATATATTCTACTTTTTGTTTTAGTATATTTGGTATGAAAATATCAAATGAGTACTACTACGTACATCGGTTTaaaaaatgattttaattacACTTTTCGTTTTAATCTATTTTGTATGAAAGAGTTTAAATGAAATCAAAGCTAAAGAGAGGaggaaacatatatatatactagcAATAGTCAGCATGAGGAAGGCTAAGAGAGCCATCTTAGAAGCGGATGAAATTGATTGCCTCGCCATTCTcgattttttgtatttttttgtattttattgTTGGGGGAATGGGGATGAAGAACTCCAACTCTAAGCTTTATCTATTTATACTACAGAGTGGAGTACTACATACCTACTCATTCCAAACATTAATTGGCTGGTGTTAGTAAATTGGGGGCAGTTTTTAGCCAAATATGTTTATGCATGGTCCATTATACTATTTCTTACGTTCATTTTTAATCTATACGTATGTTAAATTATCCTACATTTTATTTAACAACTAACATGTAGATAAAGATGTATTTTTATTCACATTTATTGTCTTTTGGATAAAGTgaatttgatttaaattttttttttttaaaaaaaagcttTAATAGAATTCACTGATTAATCTAACAATTTACAAGAAAGTACTAAATtcataaattaacaaaactcaaaagttaattatttttagaaattatttattgattttcagCAAAATAAATACATTGACTTTTCATACTTCCCTAAAATCatttaattgatttttggataaaaaaataaagataaaataaaattaaaaaaggaaaaataaaatcaattttattATGGTCCAAATTAATTTCACTGCCATGGTCATTTTTATTATGACTATCTTAGAATTTTCACAAATGAAGGtagaaaatataaatttatatcatCTTTTCTGCCACCCTTCGGGCTTTGGTACTGAAGTACTGTGAGAGATAAGAATGCAAGTTGAAGTATTTAATAGGCAATAGAATTATTTGGGTAGGTACTTCTTTGTAGGTGAGAAGGGGATAGGATTGTTATGCCCTTATGGAGTTATGGGTAGGTACCATTTTGAGAGAGTGAGAGAGACAAGTTTTAGTAATGTGGGTGAAGCTGTTTTTATGCTGCGTGATTCATGTGTGATGCAGATTTAGAACTAGTACATGAACTCATTAATTTGGTATATACTAATGAGTTTTTAGTCTGCTTTATACTGATGAATAATGAATGATGTTTGTAATTAGCTTAAGATAATACGTACAATTGGGTTTTCATGGACTAAATGAAAAACGGCCTTCATTATACTTAGATTCATTGAAACAGCTAGTGGTACAGAGAGTTAACTAGAACTCTAATCATGTGAATAATGGGATTAAGTGAGTGTTGCTATGTCTATATGCTAAAAAGTTTCAAATTTACCACTTACATTTTCATCATCAACCATAAATCTAATCATGTTATGCTGTTATATCTTGGTAATAAATGGTTAATgctcattttattttatacaTTTATTTCATACAACTAGGATGTAAAACTACACTAAACCCGCCAAGCTAAAAAGATAAGTTGATCAATGAAATATCGGGCGATTCTTCCGTCGGTTAGTTAGCTACTCATTAACTATTATTGTACCATGCATGCATTTTCCGTGGTTGAGATTTTAGAGGGGTCAGCCGCAATGGGCCAGCGAGGTCTAATATGCGCATAATTTGTATATTTATTACCTGTTGTGAATAAACAGGAGAGATAAGATATAGAATAGGGTTTTGTGTATATTATTCCATATGGTACCGGATGGAAGATTGGTACAATTCCGAGTAGAAGTCACAATTGCTAAAATACAATGAAAATGTTCCAAGTTCaaaagtccaaaatccaatcccgaAAAAATCAGTTGATCAATGAAATATCGGGCGATTCTTGCGTCGGTCTGTTAGCTACTCATTAAGCCACCAGGGGTCAGCCGTATTTTGTGTGGTTGAGATTTTAGAGGGGTCAGCCGCAATGGGCCAACGAAGTCAGTGCCGGGGCTATATCACGCCATAACAATGGGTCCTCAATtcattactttaataaaaaaaaaatccaattttTATCAAACGAAATACCATCTCTTATCTAAATTTGTCGAAATAATAAAcataaccaaaaaaaattaatggaatCACTTAAAAAATTTGGGAGAAGAATGAATCAAATTTAATTGAAGAATTTGGTTTGGGGAACAATGAACGACAACTGAAGGAATTTCGAGCATCGTAATATCCGGAAATGCCAAAAACCATAAGTGAATGAAATTTctgaaaaaatttaatttttttttaggaaagtaCATCTATTGTTTTATAGCCCATTACCTTAACCAATGCTCCAACttagtttttatgtttaataAGGAGACTATTTACACTatatacaaaattaaaatttgggGGCCCTGTTCTGTCGCTCACCCCGCGCCGCCCCAGAACTGGCCCTGAGCGAGGTATAATCTACGCATAATTTGTATATTTATTAcccaaataaattaaaaatattatacacgatttaaaatctctcaacccgttgatTCGATCCGAACCCAAAAGTTTTGGGTTTTCAACAAACCTTTTTAAACCTGAACCCAAAAGCGACTTATTCGAATTAACTCGAAacagattttttatttttttttataaccgACCAGTTTGACAGGTCTATTGTTAACTATGGGTGTCAATTTTGACAAACAAAATGCGTTTGGGTAGGGTTCGGGTCGGATTAAAATGGGCAAGATCGAATCGAGTTCAAAAATTAACGGATAGGTCGGGTCGGTTCTTTTAAACACAAATTCATATGGGTCGATTTCATATCTGATCAGGTATTTAAAGTACAAAGTACATAATTGCATGTATAACTCTGGGACTAGGAAGCTTTGCCGAAGACAATTAGGAAATTAAACTAACTCTTTgccaaacaaaaaataaattttaagaaACTAACAAACTCTTTCCTAAATATTCCATCCGTCCCCGGAATACTCAATCTCACTTGTATGGATCGGGTCCAAGCTAATAATAGTGCGGACCAGGATATTTTGGAATTTTACAACATTAAAATATAACATTGACCATCACTATTCACGGGATCCGAAAAACGCGAGcccaaaaatcaaaaccctaaaatcaaaattctttCTCCTTTTGCAGTTCagcagtttctctctcctcttgcaGATCAGCAACTTTAACAATGGACTAACTTCAACAATGACGTTGTAGAAGGTGTCGACGTGGAGCATTTCAAGCCATTTAATGATGTGTAGGACGATGAGATCTTCGGTTTTTTGGACGAATTTGAGTTAAAGAGCGATTTGAGGAAACTCGCGAGTAAATCGGTTGTTTTACATCATCAAATCCCGCAAATATTCAGCTTTTTGTTTTGAAGTTTACCTTCCTTGTTATTCTTCTAGGTGAAATTCCAGTTGATTTTGGTTTGTTCGTACGGAAACTTTTGTGTGAGACCGCCtcacaggaaagaccgccttgttggcagtcttgctggcagccatgttggcgcatgtgctgacgtcatgctgacgtcagcatgtaattttttttaaaaaaaaaaatttttcaaaaattttttaaaattttttttttcgattttttttttttttgattttttttccaggtttaactaattggcttcaggcttaactaattggacttcaagcttaactaattggatttcaggcttaactaatttgatttcaggcttaaattattatttttttattcgaatttttaaaaaaaaaaatttgaaaaatatttttttcaaattttttttttccaggcttaactaattggatttccaggcttaactaattggacttcaggcttaactaattggactttaagcttaactaattggacttcaagcttaactaatttgatttcaggcttaaattttattttattttttcgaaattaaaatttttaaattttttgggtactaactaaactagtgtaaaacataactaaaagaaataaaatcataacaaattgaataacaaaatagttaaggtataaaaacaaatagttaaacttatgagtcgaatagttattaatttaaaacaaacttattattaactaaaactcataaaaaatgcttaactaattgatttcattgcttaactaattggtttcagtgcttaactaattggtttcgttgtataactaattagtttcattgcttaactaattgaatctcaaacttaactaattagtttcagtggttaacttaattaaatccagtgtataactaattgcttccagtgcttcactaattggtttcagtgcttcactaattggtttcaatgcttcactaattgcttgcatggtttaactaatatgttacattgcttaactaatatgttacattgcttaactaatttattacattgcttaactaattgattccgaAACTTAACttaatagtttaattttttaactaattgattcaattgcttaactaattagtgtcaatgcttaaaattttatatcttaactaaaactctgaaattcgttatctaaaactcaaaaatacataactaaaactcaaaaaatcttaactaaaaccaagaaaattgtAAGTAAAGCCCTGAATTGAAACTAAAATatacgtaactaaaactcaaaaaactttcactaaaaccaagaaaatcgtaactaaaactgataaattcataactaaaacatagaaaatcagaaattttaaattaaactcgAAAATTCGTAACTAAAATTAGAAAATATTAACTAAATTtcagaaaatcttaactaaaactcagaaatttaatcttaactaaaagatgataattcttaactaaaatgaaataattcttaactaaaacaacaatattcgtaactaaaacaaaatcaatTATAACTAAAAGAAGCATTCGAATCGAAATTAActaattcttaactaaaccatcaacattcttaactaaaagaaccatattcttaactaaaacaaaagacctaaaactaattaaataacaGCAATCAATTGCTCATTCGCGACACCGCAAGTCTTAGCAGCCACCGCAAGGCTTCCATTCTGCATCAATTAGTCCGACTACCACACCAACAACATGAACAACACTGAGCACCAGCAAGTCCCGAGCACCGCAACTTCCAGCACCAGGGTGGCGGCTATAGCCTCCACGGCAACCACCAGAAGCAACCACCAGCGGCAAATCCTCAACCTGTCAGAAattcaaaaatagaaaaaacctaaatcaaaagaGGAAATTAGAAAAATCTAAACAATTCAATCGAAACGAAACATAAACctaatcaaaacaaaaacaaaatcgcatacataaaaatcaaaatccaaaaaatccGGCAACATGATAATTTcagataaataaaattaaaatctacAGATTGTAGAAAATCAAACCTGTTTCCTTCGCCATTTATCATCATAATCGACTTCTACCTTCTTCTCTTTCCTTCGTCGTTCTACTCCTTCTCGAATCTTGATGGCGGCGACGAGATCAAAAATCAGTATGGCCGCGGCGGATCTTGCGGTGGCCTAaaacctaaaatcattgaagccGCAGCTTTGCGAGGAGGTGACCCGCGCAATGCCTCTAACACCCGCGGCTCAACCCGTGCAACGCCACCAACGCCAACGCGGAAGGCGAAGACGGCAAGGACGGACACTTCTCCTTCATCTCTTTCCTTCGCCGCGCAGCTCCTTGCTTCCCTATCCCGTCGGCCACCGACTTCTTACGGCAAGAGAGCGGCTCTCCTCCTTCTTTTGATTCCTTCATCGCTATTCTCTATCATTTCGCGCTACTCGCCGGCCACCGTAATATCTCCGCTGGAAAGTGGAGGAGCTCCGCCGCCTGCTTCGTCATTTCCGTCATCAATGTTGATGAGAGTATGGCGGCATTTAAGGAGAGAGACAGAGagatttggaggagagagaaagaaattagggttttgaaatgaaaatgggaagaaaatgggtatttatattttcataaaaaaaagttTATAGTTCTGCCACGTCAGATTTTACGTGGCATGTTAGGTTGCCATCAAGGCGGTCTTTttcgtaagaccgccttatacaaaagtttgtaTTGTTCGTATGGGCTTCAATGTCGTAATCGGCTTTGTTTGAGTAGTTCAATGTAGCAGGAGAATTAGTCTCCGTCATTGAATACCTGAAAAATTTAATAATACATTAACTatgttaataatttataatttaaatattaaaaatgaacatagtaactatttaaaatatatagttactattatatataatatagtaactcttactaATAATGAAGGTCATACACTTGGAAAGTATAGTTATTATTTTAGTCATATAGTTATTGTCatcataatatagtaactcttattactaataatatgaagtagaaaaaataacatataaagaacataataatacacatagtaactatttcaaaaatatagttactattatatatcATATAGTTAATGTTATCAGAAAGagtaattatataaaaaataagagtaattatatattcattcttgtagacAAAAAGAGTGgattatagaaactatatgttctgtaaagtaactatgaataaaataataatatagtaatttcgataagaataactattctatcTAAAGAGTAATTACATCatatagaaaaataattttaactgtagaaaattactatattataaaataatcaATACGATATAGATACTTTAGGGgtcatatagtaactttttctattatatactccctctgttccataattattttccaatttagaattttgacattatttacaattgaagagaatcttctaaaTTATCTCCAATACAtaagaaattattaaaaaaaaacatattcatgtggtCGGGTTCTTGTTTGATTGTATCAATAAATACTTTAATTatatcaaatttttaatttttcttaaTGTATAATTAAAGATATAAATGATACAAAATGTGAATTGGCAAACGTGTAAAGTGTAAATTGGAACATCATTCTGAAACGGGGGgaatagttactattatatatcatataattactgaaataaaaaagagtaactaaataaaaaataagagtaattataactcttgaacagtaattaagaaaaacattaaCTACATGGTTAGTTATTTTTAACTACGACATTCTAATaatttgcatctattaaataaacaacATGAATCTTAAATATTTTTTGAACAAAAATAATCACCACGTCCACGTTCACGTCCCTTCCTTCCCAAGCACGTTCTCTCCTTCCTCTACTACGTCCTTAGTTCTCATTGTTGTCagaattttcttcttctcctgtttttgttttccttgcagaagttATTCTTTGCACGACTTCTGTTCTGGATGCATCATCTTTGTGTTTCTAAATCAATAATATATAAACTAAGTTAacaattaaacatt
This Spinacia oleracea cultivar Varoflay chromosome 6, BTI_SOV_V1, whole genome shotgun sequence DNA region includes the following protein-coding sequences:
- the LOC110802767 gene encoding uncharacterized protein → MARQSISSASKMALLAFLMLTIATPTMQASMETNPEANVMKAVVEELGKEHLAAYYNYMQKMATKVGLEEPKLSMVVEQNSLKIGCVGIRGYACKNDCCSGLYCVPTMLGFSVCM